The sequence below is a genomic window from Streptomyces sp. NBC_00289.
CGGGCCATGGCCGAGGCGGCCCGCACGGACGGCGAGGTGCAGCCCGCGGGTGGGCGGGTCGCCGTCGGCCGGACGGTCAAGCTCGCCTACCTCTCCCAGGAGGTCGCCGAACTCGAACCCACGCTGCGCGTGCTGGAGGCCGTGCAGCAGGTACGGGAGCGTGTCGACCTCGGCACCGGGCGCGAGATGACGGCCGGGCAGCTGTGCGAGACGTTCGGGTTCAACAAGGAGAAGCAGTGGACGCCCGTCGGCGACCTGTCCGGCGGTGAGCGGCGCCGGCTCCAGCTGCTGCGGCTGCTCATGGACGAGCCCAACGTCCTCTTCCTCGACGAGCCCACCAACGACCTCGACATCGAGACCCTCACGCAGCTGGAGGACGTCCTCGACGGCTGGCCCGGGTCGATGATCGTCATCTCCCACGACCGGTTCTTCGTCGAGCGGACCACCGACCGGGTCTTCGCTCTGCTCGGCGACGCCACCCTGCGGATGCTGCCGCGCGGCATCGACGAGTACCTCGAGCGCCGCCGCCGGATGGAGGAGGCCGCCGCGGCCGCCGCCTCCGCGGGCGCGGGCGCCTTCGCGCAGAAGGCGGTGCCGGAACGGAGCGCCGCCGACCAGCGGGCCGCGAAGAAGGAACTCCAGAAGATCGAGCGGCAGTTGGACAAGGTCTCCGAGCGGGAGACCAAGCTGCACGCGCAGATCGCCGAGCACTCCACCGACTTCGCGAAGGTCGCCGAACTCGACGCCGAACTGCGTGACCTGGCAGGCAGGCGCGAGGAACTGGAGATGACCTGGCTGGAACTCGCCGAGGACGCGTGAGCGGCGCACCACCGTCGCGTACCTGCGCCGCGCGCGCCGCGTGAAGGGGGCGTGAAGGCGCGTAACGAGGGCATCACGGGCCGGTCCTCCCTTGGGAACAGGGGAGGACACGGCCCGGTGCGCTGTCCGCGCCGGGTGATACAAAGAGCCGTCTGAGAACTGTCTGAGTACGACTCTGGGTCCTTCGCGTACCTCGGGGCGTGGCGAAAAATCAGTGAACGAGGGGGAGCACGCTGATGACTCAGCCGCCCGACCAGCCTGCCCGGCCCGGCGGTTTCGGCCCGCCGCAGGACCAGCCGCCGTCCGGTGGCGGGTTCGGCCCGCCACCACCACAGGGCCCGCCACCACCACAGGGCCCGCCGCCGCAGGCACCGCCACCACCTCCGCAGAGCCCGCCGCAGGCCCCGCCGCCCGGCGCCCCGCAGCCCGGCTACGGCTATCCGCAGCAGCAGCCCGGCTACGGTCCGCCCCAACAGCCGGGCCCCTACGCCCAGCCCGGCCCGTACGGCGCACCCGGCACCCCCGGTGCCACCGGCCCGTACGGCCATCCCCAGCAGCCGGGACCGTACGGGCAGCAGCCCGGCTACGGCTACCCGCCGCAGCCGCAGTTCCCCGGCGCGCCCGGCACCCCGCCTCCGGGCTCCGGCTCCCGCGGCCCCTTCAAGGGCAGGCCGGCGGTCCTCATCGGGGCGGCGGTGGCGGCGCTGCTCGTCGTCGGCGCGACCGTGTGGGCGGTGAACGGCGACGGCGGCGGCGAGGACAAGAAGCCGGTCGCCCAGAAGAGCGACGACGCCAAGGCCTCCGCCTCCACCGACCCCGCCGACCCCGGTGACGGCAGCGGTGACGGCGGCGCGGACCCGGAGAACCTCAACGAGGGCCGCAAGGCCGGCGAGGCCAAGGTGCTCTGGTACAAGGAGGCGCCCGACGCGCCCGGTTCCGGCGCCGACGCCCCCGGCATGTGGGTCACCGACAAGACCGCAGTGAAGGCGGCGTACAAGCAGCTCTTCGCCTACGACGTCGGCAGCGGCACCCCGACGTGGGACCCGATCACCTTCCCGCAGAAGATCTGCGCGGTCACCCCGCGGCAGACCGCCGACGACACCGTCGTCGTGGCCTACATGAGCGGCACCAGCGACCGCGCCAAGTGCAACCAGCTCCAGCAGATCGACCTGAACACGGGCAAGAAGGGCTGGACCACCGAGGTCGCGGACGGCGCGCTGTTCGACAGCGCGATCAGCGTCGAGCTGACGGTCAGCGGCAACACGCTGATGGTGGGCCGCTCGCAGTCCGGGACGGCGTACGACGTCGGGACCGGCAAGAAGCTGTTCGACAAGAAGAAGTACGGCGACGCCTGCTTCCCGACCGCCTTCGCGGGCGGCAGCCGGCTGATCTCCGTCGCGTCCTGCGACGCCTCGGGGGCGAACGAACACGACGAGATGCAGGAGCTCGACCCCAGGACCGGCAAGGCCAGATGGACGCGGAAGTTCGACAAGGGCTGGCGGGTCGCCCGCGCCTACTCCGTCGACCCGCTCGTCATCTACAGCACCAACGAGGACAAGAAGGCGTGGAACATCTCCACGTTCACCGACACCGGTTCGTTCCGCTCCCAGGTCGGCTTCGACGAGGAGTTCGCCCCCGAGTGCGGCTGGGCGATCCTCGAGCGTGACCTGACGGGCTGCCAGGGCGTGGCCGCCGACGCGAACACCCTCTACCTGCCGACCGAGGAGAGCAGCGGCGCCAACGAGGTCGTCGCCGTCAACCTCGCCACCGGCAAGGAGAAGTGGCGCGTCAAGTCCCCGGCCGACGAGTCGATGCTGCCGGTGAGGGTGGAGGGCGGCAGGCTCATCGCCTATGTGGAGCCGTCGTACGACGCGGGCGGCCAGGTCGTGTCGATCCCGACGACCGGCGGCAGCCACACCCCGACGAAGCTGCTGCAGAACCCGCAGGGCACCGCCGACATCGAGAACGGCTTCTTCTCGAAGGCGTTCGACTGGGTCGACGGGCGGTTCTACCTCTCGACCACCCGGCTGACCGGCAATGACGAAGCGAAGGAGAAGTTGATGCTCGCCTTCGGCAAGTGACCCCTCCTGCCCGCGCTCCCGTCCCCGCAGCCCCTGCCTCAGAGGTACTCACTTCATGACCCAGCCGCCGCCTCCGCCGCCCAACGAGCCCCCGCAGCAGGGCGGGTTCGGCCCGCCGCAGGACCAGCCGCCGCAGCCGCAGGGCGGTTTCGGCCCACCCCAGGCCCCGCCGCCCCAGCCCCCGCAGACGCCCCCGCCGCCCGCCCCGCCGGGCGGACAGCCTCCGCAGGCGCCCCCCGGCTACGGCTATCCGCAGCCGCCGGCGCCCGCCGGCTACGGCTACCCGCAGCAGCCCCAGCCCCCGCAGGCCCCCGGCTACGGCTACCCCGGCCAGCAGCCGAACCCGTACGGCCAGCAGAATCCGTACGGCCAGCAGCAGCCGCCGCCCGGTTACGGCTATCCGCAGCCGACGATGCCGCTGTACCCGCAGCCGGGTCAGGCGGCCGGTGGCGGGCGGAAGTTCAACGCGCAGCTGGCGATCATCGTGGCGGCCGTCGCCGCGATCGCACTGATCATCGGCGGCGGTGTCTGGTACGCGTCCTCGTCCGGTGACGACGGCAAGAAGGACGACACCGCGCACTCCACCGGCGGCACGGACGGCAAGGACGACACCGGCGGCAAGGGCGACACCGGTGGCGGCACCGGCGGCACCACCTCCGCCAAGCCCGTGGAGAAGGTCCCCGCGAACCCCGCCTCCGAGCTCCTCTTCAAGATCCCGGCACCCGAGGTCGCCAAGAGCTCCACCATCTCGGTCGCCGGCTCCTGGCTCACCGACAAGGTGTACGCCAAGAGCGGCGTCGCGAAGATCACCGGCTACGACCCCGCCAAGGGCACCGAGCTGTGGACGATCAAGCTGCCCGGCCCGGTCTGCCAGGGCAGCAACCACATGACCGACGACCACCGGACGGCCATCACCTACCAGCCCGCCATGCCGACCAAGGCGCAGCCCTCGCACGGCTGCACCCAGGTCGCGGCGATCGACCTCGACGCGGGCAAGAAGCTGTGGACCAAGACCGTCAACTCCGGTGACCAGCCGATCAGCCTCAGCAACGTCACCGTCAGCGCGAACACGGTCGCCGTGGGCAGCACCAGCGGAGGCGGCGCCTTCGACATCGACTCCGGCAAGGTGCTGTGGGCCCCGAAGTCGTCGGACACCTGCTACGACTCCGGCTACGGCGGCGGACCGAAGCTGGTCGCGGTGCGCAAGTGCGGCCCCTACGACGACCGCGAGCTGCACATCCAGACCATCGACCCGGCGTCCGGGAAGGTGCTCTCCGACTACGAGATGGCGGCCGGCATCGAGTACGCCAGCGTGGTGTCGACCGACCCGCTGGTCGTGGCGGCCGACGTCGGTGAGGCGGCGAAGGACGGCAGCGGCATCTCCGACTTCTTCTCCATCGACAACAAGACCGGCAAGCTCCGCATCCGCGTCCCGGCACCCAGCGACAAGTACGCGGCCACCTGTGACGGCATCACCAAGGTCGAGGAGTGCCACCAGGTCGTGGTCGGCAACGACCGGCTCTACCTGGCGACCGAGGAGCACGACGGCGGCGGCGACTTCAGCCAGACCAACGAGATCGTCGCCTTCGACCTGGCCACCGGCAAGCTGACCGGGCAGCGCGCCGACGCGGGCGAGGACTACACGATCTCCCCGCTGCGCATGGACGGCACCAACCTCATCGCCTACAAGCGCCCGCCCTACGACAAGGGCGGCCAGGTCGTGAGCATCGACGGCGGGTCCTTCAAGGCGACCAAGCTGATGGAGAACCCGTCGACCGAGTCGGTGCGCTCCGCGGAGTCGCGGATGACCCCGGACTACTCCGAGATCCTCTACGCGCAGGGCCGTCTCTACATGTCGGACGTGTTTGCGAGCGCCCTGACCGGTAGCGGGGACAAGGAGTACCTGGCGATCGTCTTCGGGGCGAGCTGACGTCCCACCGGCCCCACGGTCACGGCCCCGTCCCTGCTCAGGGGCGGGGCCGTGCGCGTACCGCTCATCACCCTCGAATGCGAGGAATTTCGGCGATCTGGGGCACTTCTCGCCTGTAGGGGGCGCGCGACGTCGAACAAGCGTGTAGCTTCCGGGGGCATGAGGGCGGGGAGCCGGGTGGGGGGCTTCTGTCCGTGCGGACCGGTGGGCATCCATAGTGGGGCGTTCACGGGATTCCGTTGGGGGAACTGGGGGGTTGCTCGATGGGAGTGCGGCTCATGGTGGTCGACGACCACCGGCTGCTGGCCGAGGCGCTGGCCTCGGCGTTGAAACTGCGCGGGCACCGGGTGCTCGCCGCCGCGGCGCCGGCCGCGGGTGCGGCGGAACTGGTGATCAGCCGGTCACCGGAGGTGTGCCTGCTGGGGACGGCGACACCGGCCGAACCGGGCATGTTCGACCCGGTGGTGCGGATCAAGCGGGAACGGCCGCAGGTCGCGGTCCTGGTCCTGGGCCCGGTGCCGAACCCGCGGGGCATCGCGGCGGCCTTCGCCGCGGGAGCCTCCGGCTACGTACGGCACGACGAGCGCATCGAGGGGGTCGAGCGCGCGATCATGAAGGCCCGGGCGGGTGAGGCGGCCGTGGCTCCGCAGTTGCTCCAGGGCGCCTTCAGTGAACTGCTCAACCCGGTGGCCCAGCCCGACGACGAGGGACAGCGCCTGCTGCAGATGCTCACCCCCCGCGAGGTGGAGGTCCTGGTCCGGGTCGCCGACGGCGAGGACACCCGGCTGATCGCGGCCGGTATGGGCATCGCCCCGTCGACCGCCCGCACCCACGTCCAGCGGGTCCTGATGAAGCTGGGCGTGGGCTCTCGTCTGGAGGCGGCGGCGCTGGCCGCGCGGACGGGTCTGCTGGACCGGGCGGGCCCGGTGCCGCACGCTCCACCGGAGGCGGGCGTGCTGCCGGAGCCGTAGGGGGAGTGGCGGCGGCCCGCTCACGGCGGCCCGCTCGCGGCGGGCCGTCGGGTCGCGTACGTCGCCGACCGCGCGGGCGGCATCGACCGCGCGGGTGTCCCGCCGTCAGCCGGCCGGCTTGTCGCCCGGGGGAGCGGCGTCCGGCGCCGGGATCTCCGGGACGGGCGCCGCCGTGGGCCGCAGCTTCAGCCAGGCCAGGAAGAACAGGCCCAGGAGCAGCATGCCGAGGCCGGTCCACAGGTTGATGTTGACGCCCTCCGACTTGTCGAGTGAGGCGTCGGAGGGGGAGATCCCGGCGATCGTCACGATGACGCCGTAGATCACGAACAGTCCGCCGATGATCAGGCGGATGTCGAACAGGCGGGCCGCGGTCGTCGACCGGCTCTCCAGGTCGGAGACCTCCCGCTGGACGTCCTTCTCGGACCATCCGGAATATTCAGACATGTCTCTCCATCTTCCCCGTCGGAACGCCGTCAGAACGAGAACGGGATGTAGCAGGCGGCCGCCAGGATCACCGCGCCCCAGCCCAGCAGGGCCGGCCGGCGGTACCAGGCGTCGTCCCCGGCGGCGGGCGGCTCGGCCATGCCGGGTGAGGTGGTGCCGTACACCAGGCCCTCGAGCTCCTCCGCCGGCTTGGGCGCGGTGAACAGCGACACGACGACCATGACCACCGCACCGGCCACGAACCCGGCGATCGCGGAGACGAAGTTGGCGCCCTGGTCGGTGGGGATGCCGATGACGTCCTGCTTGTAGAGGACGAAGTAGTTGACCATCGCGGCGGTGGTGCCGGCCAGCAGTCCCCAGAAGCCGGACTTCTTCGACGCGCGCTTCCAGAACATGCCGACGATGAAGACGACGAACATCGGCACGTTGAAGAAGGAGAACAGCGTCTGCAGGTAGCTCATGATGTTCGAGAACGAGGACGCCAGGAACGCCGTGCCGATCGAGGCCATGACGCCGACGATGGTGATGAGCCGCCCGAAGCGCACGTAGTACGCGTCCTCGCGGCCCCGCACCACGTACTTCGCCCAGATGTCGGTGGTGAACACGGTGTTGAAGGAGGAGATGTTGGCCGCCATGCCCGCCATGAACGCGGCGAGCAGCCCGGTCACCGCGATGCCGAGCACACCGTTGGGCAGCAGCTGCGCCATGAGGTACGGGATGGCGTCGTTGTACTGGAGGTCCGAACCGGACGTACCGATCTTCGGCACGAGGACGGCGGCGACCAGGCCCGGGATCATCACCAGGAACACGATGAAGATCTTCGGGTACGCGGCGATCAGCGGGGTGCGCTGGGCCGCGGACAGGTTCTTCGCGGACAGGGCGCGCTGCACCTCGGCGAAGTTGGTCGTCCAGTAGCCGAAGGACAGCACGAAGCCGAGCCCCAGGACGATGGTCAGCCAGTTCGCGCCGAGCGGGTTGGCGCTGCCGATGCCGGTGCCGCCCCACGCGGTGACGAAGTTGTCGCCGTGGGTCTTGGTGAGGGCGTCGCTCAGGCCGTCCCAGCCGCCGACCCTCTTCAGGCTGAGCACGACCAGCGGGATCAGCGCGGCGAGGATGACGAAGAACTGCAGCACCTCGTTGTAGATCGCCGAGGACAGGCCGCCGAGGGTGATGTACGCGAGGACGAAGAAGCCGGCCACCACGATGGCCACCCACTGCGGCCAGCCCAGCAGTGCCTCGACCACGATCGCGAGGGCGTACAGGTTCACGCCCGCGATCAGGATGGCGGCGAAGGCGAACAGGACCGAGCTCAGCAGGTGCGCCCCCTTGTCGAAGCGCAGCAGCAGCATCTCCGGGACGGAGCGGACCTTGGAGCCGTAGTAGAAGGGCATCATCACCAGGCCGAGGAAGACCATGGCGGGGATGGCGCCGATCCAGTACCAGTGCACGGTGTAGGCGCCGTACTGGGCACTGTTGGCGGCCATCCCGAGGATCTCGGTGGCGGCCAGGTTGGCCGAGATGAAGGCCAGGCCGGTGATCCAGGCGGGCAGGGAGCGCCCGGAGAGGAAGAAGTCGAGGCTGGTCTTCACGGAGCGGCGGGCGGCGAAGCCGATGCCCAGGACGACGACGAAGTAGATGCCGAGGATCGTGTAGTCGAGCCCGTTGGTGGGGAGCCGGAGCTCGGCTGCCAGTGAGGTGGCCGGATGGGTGGGGGTTGGCATGCAGCGCTCACCTTGCTTGGTGTTCTTTGTTTGATTGTGATGGTGACGAACGTGGGGAATTCTGCTTTGATGTGTTCGGTTCTGTTTAAAGCTTGATCACTGCTCGATGGTTGCTCGATCACTGCTCGACCGGTCCCCGGATCGATGCCTGGATCGGTGTACGTACGGATGGAGAGCCCGGCGTGAAGAAGACCTCGACCCGGCTGGCCGACGGTCGTGAGCTCATCTACTACGACCTGCGGGACGACACGGTGCGCGACGCGGTGGACCGGCGCCCGCTGGAGCGCACGGTCACCACTTCGGAGGTACGCCGTGACGTGCTGCTCGGCGACGAGGTGGCGATCGCCTCGCACCGCCAGGGCCGCACCTACCACCCCCCGGCCGACCAGTGCCCGCTGTGCCCGACCCAGGGCGACCGGCTGAGCGAGATCCCGGACTCGTCGTACGACGTGGTGGTGTTCGAGAACCGCTTCCCGTCGCTGGCCGGCGACTCGGGCCGCTGCGAGGTCGTCTGCTTCACCTCCGACCACAACGCGTCCTTCGCCGACCTGACCGAGGAACAGGCCGGTCTGGTCCTGGACGCGTGGACGGACCGTACGTCGGAGCTGTCGCATCTCCCCTCCGTGGAGCAGGTCTTCTGTTTCGAGAACCGCGGTGCCGAGATCGGTGTGACGCTGGGGCACCCGCACGGCCAGATCTACGCCTACCCCTTCACCACCCCGCGCACCGCGCTGATGTTGCGCTCGGTCGCCGCGCACAAGGAGGCCACCGGCGGGGAGAACCTCTTCGACGCCGTCGTGGAGCGTGAACTCGCCGGCGAGCGGGTCGTCCTCGAGGGTGAACACTGGGTCGCCTTCGTGCCGTACGCGGCGCGTTGGCCCTACGAGGTCCACCTGTACCC
It includes:
- a CDS encoding PQQ-binding-like beta-propeller repeat protein, with product MTQPPDQPARPGGFGPPQDQPPSGGGFGPPPPQGPPPPQGPPPQAPPPPPQSPPQAPPPGAPQPGYGYPQQQPGYGPPQQPGPYAQPGPYGAPGTPGATGPYGHPQQPGPYGQQPGYGYPPQPQFPGAPGTPPPGSGSRGPFKGRPAVLIGAAVAALLVVGATVWAVNGDGGGEDKKPVAQKSDDAKASASTDPADPGDGSGDGGADPENLNEGRKAGEAKVLWYKEAPDAPGSGADAPGMWVTDKTAVKAAYKQLFAYDVGSGTPTWDPITFPQKICAVTPRQTADDTVVVAYMSGTSDRAKCNQLQQIDLNTGKKGWTTEVADGALFDSAISVELTVSGNTLMVGRSQSGTAYDVGTGKKLFDKKKYGDACFPTAFAGGSRLISVASCDASGANEHDEMQELDPRTGKARWTRKFDKGWRVARAYSVDPLVIYSTNEDKKAWNISTFTDTGSFRSQVGFDEEFAPECGWAILERDLTGCQGVAADANTLYLPTEESSGANEVVAVNLATGKEKWRVKSPADESMLPVRVEGGRLIAYVEPSYDAGGQVVSIPTTGGSHTPTKLLQNPQGTADIENGFFSKAFDWVDGRFYLSTTRLTGNDEAKEKLMLAFGK
- a CDS encoding PQQ-binding-like beta-propeller repeat protein, yielding MTQPPPPPPNEPPQQGGFGPPQDQPPQPQGGFGPPQAPPPQPPQTPPPPAPPGGQPPQAPPGYGYPQPPAPAGYGYPQQPQPPQAPGYGYPGQQPNPYGQQNPYGQQQPPPGYGYPQPTMPLYPQPGQAAGGGRKFNAQLAIIVAAVAAIALIIGGGVWYASSSGDDGKKDDTAHSTGGTDGKDDTGGKGDTGGGTGGTTSAKPVEKVPANPASELLFKIPAPEVAKSSTISVAGSWLTDKVYAKSGVAKITGYDPAKGTELWTIKLPGPVCQGSNHMTDDHRTAITYQPAMPTKAQPSHGCTQVAAIDLDAGKKLWTKTVNSGDQPISLSNVTVSANTVAVGSTSGGGAFDIDSGKVLWAPKSSDTCYDSGYGGGPKLVAVRKCGPYDDRELHIQTIDPASGKVLSDYEMAAGIEYASVVSTDPLVVAADVGEAAKDGSGISDFFSIDNKTGKLRIRVPAPSDKYAATCDGITKVEECHQVVVGNDRLYLATEEHDGGGDFSQTNEIVAFDLATGKLTGQRADAGEDYTISPLRMDGTNLIAYKRPPYDKGGQVVSIDGGSFKATKLMENPSTESVRSAESRMTPDYSEILYAQGRLYMSDVFASALTGSGDKEYLAIVFGAS
- a CDS encoding LuxR C-terminal-related transcriptional regulator, with protein sequence MGVRLMVVDDHRLLAEALASALKLRGHRVLAAAAPAAGAAELVISRSPEVCLLGTATPAEPGMFDPVVRIKRERPQVAVLVLGPVPNPRGIAAAFAAGASGYVRHDERIEGVERAIMKARAGEAAVAPQLLQGAFSELLNPVAQPDDEGQRLLQMLTPREVEVLVRVADGEDTRLIAAGMGIAPSTARTHVQRVLMKLGVGSRLEAAALAARTGLLDRAGPVPHAPPEAGVLPEP
- a CDS encoding sodium:solute symporter family protein, producing MPTPTHPATSLAAELRLPTNGLDYTILGIYFVVVLGIGFAARRSVKTSLDFFLSGRSLPAWITGLAFISANLAATEILGMAANSAQYGAYTVHWYWIGAIPAMVFLGLVMMPFYYGSKVRSVPEMLLLRFDKGAHLLSSVLFAFAAILIAGVNLYALAIVVEALLGWPQWVAIVVAGFFVLAYITLGGLSSAIYNEVLQFFVILAALIPLVVLSLKRVGGWDGLSDALTKTHGDNFVTAWGGTGIGSANPLGANWLTIVLGLGFVLSFGYWTTNFAEVQRALSAKNLSAAQRTPLIAAYPKIFIVFLVMIPGLVAAVLVPKIGTSGSDLQYNDAIPYLMAQLLPNGVLGIAVTGLLAAFMAGMAANISSFNTVFTTDIWAKYVVRGREDAYYVRFGRLITIVGVMASIGTAFLASSFSNIMSYLQTLFSFFNVPMFVVFIVGMFWKRASKKSGFWGLLAGTTAAMVNYFVLYKQDVIGIPTDQGANFVSAIAGFVAGAVVMVVVSLFTAPKPAEELEGLVYGTTSPGMAEPPAAGDDAWYRRPALLGWGAVILAAACYIPFSF
- the galT gene encoding galactose-1-phosphate uridylyltransferase, which encodes MKKTSTRLADGRELIYYDLRDDTVRDAVDRRPLERTVTTSEVRRDVLLGDEVAIASHRQGRTYHPPADQCPLCPTQGDRLSEIPDSSYDVVVFENRFPSLAGDSGRCEVVCFTSDHNASFADLTEEQAGLVLDAWTDRTSELSHLPSVEQVFCFENRGAEIGVTLGHPHGQIYAYPFTTPRTALMLRSVAAHKEATGGENLFDAVVERELAGERVVLEGEHWVAFVPYAARWPYEVHLYPKRRVPDLLGLDEDARTEFPQVYLELLRRFDRIFGESETPTPYISAWHQAPFGALEEFEGVNRDDFGLHLELFTIRRTSGKLKFLAGSESGMNVFINDVPPEFAAERLREVASS